From one Anguilla rostrata isolate EN2019 chromosome 12, ASM1855537v3, whole genome shotgun sequence genomic stretch:
- the cryaba gene encoding crystallin, alpha B, a, with translation MEIPIQHPWFRRPLLPSFCPARIFNQYFGEVVPEDDVSDSVYFPRIPLLSLGSWMDSGLSEMKLDKDRFVINLDVKHFSPEELKVKVNGEFIEIRGKHEDRQDEHGFIAREFVRKYKPPVGLDPGSITSSLSSTGVLTVSAPRKKVEVMERSIPITHERK, from the exons ATGGAAATCCCCATTCAGCACCCCTGGTTCCGCCGCCCGCTCCTCCCCTCCTTCTGCCCCGCCCGCATCTTCAATCAGTACTTCGGGGAGGTGGTGCCGGAAGACGACGTCTCAGACTCTGTCTACTTCCCCCGCATACCCCTGCTCAGCCTGGGAAGCTGGATGGACAGTGGGCTTTCAGAG ATGAAGCTTGACAAGGACCGATTCGTCATCAACCTGGATGTGAAGCACTTTTCCCCGGAGGAGCTGAAAGTCAAGGTCAATGGCGAGTTTATTGAGATTCGCGGCAAACACGAAGACCGGcag GACGAACATGGGTTTATTGCTCGGGAGTTTGTCAGGAAGTACAAGCCGCCCGTAGGGCTGGATCCAGGCTCCATAACTTCCTCTTTGTCCTCAACCGGCGTGTTGACAGTGTCTGCCCCTCGCAAAAAAGTGGAGGTCATGGAACGCTCCATCCCCATCACCCATGAGAGGAAGTAG